In Cucurbita pepo subsp. pepo cultivar mu-cu-16 chromosome LG10, ASM280686v2, whole genome shotgun sequence, the DNA window TAAACTCCATCAGCCTCCAGCTTATTACGTAAATTCATAACCAGCGGTTGGTTTTGAAAACTGAGGCAGTCCATCCATCACACTGAGTTGTCTTCTCAACTTGACAATATGAGCTTGCACCTAGCAGATCAACTATAACGTTAATGTAAAAATCTACAACCTTAATCATGAGCCTTCCACTAGATAGCTGCTCATGCGAtcatgaaagaaagaataagcTAATCATGATCAATTTGAAGCTAACACATTATAAGTGGACTTCAATTCTCCACAGTTTGACATATTATTACACTGTCACCaacaagatgaagaagacTCTCAAAAGCATGTAAACATATATAGACAATATCACTAGTCATAGTGTTGTGATAATAGCAAGCCAGAAATACGATTGCTTCAGAAACTAAAATATTCAACAGGTATAAAGAGAAAGATTGGTAAATAGGATAAAATATGATTAGTTGCGAAGAATGtaagaaaacaatataatcATACTTGTTGGCGAGCAGCTGCAAGTTTTAACAGCTCGTCTGCCTCTGAGAAATTCAGGAACCATTGACTAAGGGGATGATCCTTGGTGTCGCCTCTCTCCCTTTCTGCCATATTCTCAATTGGTGCTGCATATAcccaattattaaattaacttaCAAACTGCAACAGAAGGTAAGAAAGACAATGTTACAGATATTTACCAGGATTAGGTAGATTAAAACCAGCAGGAAGGCGAGGCACAACAACAGCTGGATGATTCTGAACACGAGCGAAAAAATTTTCAGATGGATCGGGAAACACAATTTCGTTGTAAGATTCCACCACAACAGgtttctttgttgtttgtgGACCAGATTCGTCTTCAGGGTACAACTTCAAATGGTGAAATCTATAGTAATTTGAAATAGTCATAAAAATGCCTTTTAAGATAAAATCACTATACGTGcacgagaaaagaaaaacaacaatagcTTACAGGTCTAATTGTTTATCACAAACGTCGCTGTGGAAGAAAAGTGTGACGGCAATCTCAAACTCTCCCCAACCACATTCTGATAACTCAAAAGGTGGCGATTCAACCACTCTTGTTGGATTATTAAAGCTGGGATGTAACTGAAACACAACTTTCTTTATCACCACCCCGAGATCCTCATTAGTAGCACCACGCACATAGACTGTCCATTTATGTGACTGTGACCTAAAGGGGCAATTAAATCAATTTCGTTAGCCAAATGCCTGAAAGGAGGAGAGGAAATGAGATAGCACCTGAAGGGAGGAGACTTACTCGCTGGCCTTCCTGCCCAGATAAAATGCGATGGTTCCACAGACTATTGGGACACAAATTTCCATGTCTTTAAGCCTCTTGCTAACATTCTGCAGTAGTCGAAAATTCCTTGAGATGAATGGGACTAGTGCAATGTGGTATAGATTTCTCGAAGACaaacaatttagaaaaaactTATGCCCTCATAAAACTCAACGACTTCGCTATCCTTTATGACTCTTGAACTACGAATACCAATGTCAGAAATCAGTGACACTAAAAGGATAAGTCTGATAAGTATCTACTATAGCTACTTTCCAAGACAGCCAGAAaatcaaatatgaaaaaagaagTATCAGAACAACCTTGGCATCGCCTGCGTCGGAggattttgagattttgatgCGCGGTGGCTTCGTACCAGATCCACCTTCGTCGGCCGGCGTTTCACCTTGCTTTCTAGCGGACATTGAGCTCGCCCTCTTAGTCTCTGACAAATTATCCACGATACACAACCTTGACCTTCAGACTGTGAGAACTTGATCGCGGTACACAGATTACAGTttctttcaattcaatttcataatttcgTGGGAACTCAAACGCGCGAATTCGAGTTGATTGGGGATTAGGGTTTAAGAAGATTCTACCCAAAAGCTTCTTTCGATATTTCGGATTACTtatcactattttttttctttttaagaaaaaacaacaattgTGGTGaagataaatattaattactgCCTCGttcaaaaaaacatatttattaccaaaaagtttataaattattaaattattatttcatacatttaaataaacatgTCATGACTTCAAGTCAAATAATGATCGTGGTAAGTTATATTCATAAGTTAGATCAAATccaattattcaaaatatgattttttttcaattcaatcagTTATTTACAATAATGAANGTTGCTAAGTTATATTAGATTCATAAGTTAGATCAAATCCAATTATTCaagttatgattttttttcaattcaatcagttatttacaataatgaactcaatccaactcaacaATTTGATTTAGATATTGGGGCAAGCTCTCGAGAAAGTTGAGGTTGACTTCCAACTTCATCTCAATCGACATCTTGCTCTCTAGAGGTGGAGTCTTAAAGCTAGATTTATTGATGTATTGCCCCAATTTCGGGAGACtcataaaatatctatttttttttttttatgcatttcgctgatttaaaacttaatttcaatatatatttttaaaaattatgcgatctatataatttaaaaaataaattgaataaataatcgaaataattataaaattaaataaaaatatatatctcaaagttatctaaattaattcaaatcaattagtttcaaaaattcataaactaaTTCAATAGTGAATACTAAAAGGCCATCGAAGTTGAAGCCCACAAATACAGCAAAGCTACCAATGGCAAGCTAAGCCATCCCCAAATTCTCGAAAGCCATGTGTTGTTTTGGTTCCACAGCTTTCGCAACTTTAAAGTTGTTAAACGTGTGCTTCAACTTGAAAAGGAAGTTAAAagttaaatgaatgtttctgCTTGAAACTGTTAGAAATTATTGCCCTTCATAATGGAATGATATTGTCCGCACataatagtaaaatattatctactttgaacataagctctagTGACGTTGTTTTGAGCTCTCCAAAAGCAATCAATAGATATGtatttctttacttataaattcagaCCATTCTCTAGATTAGCCAACTCACCCCAATAATCTTCAATAAAAACCCAATTCATAATCACCCAATTCTCCATGAACACTTATCAGTTAAGAAATCCCTAGAACAAGAATTTACAACGATAGAATAATAATTGAGCAGCCGCAAGAGAATGTGTATGAAAAGGATTAAAGATTGCGACAAAAAAGAGGCAATTCCGAAGATCATCAGCCCTTGAAAATGGAAGTCGGAGATAATGGTGGAGTATCCAACTGGTAAAGATTGAGCGAAGGCCCAACAAATCGGAANAATTGTTAAACGTGTGCTTCAACTTGAAAAGGaagttaaataaatgtttCTGCTTGAAACTGTTAGAAATTATTGCCGTTCATAATGGAATGATATTGTCAGCACataatagtaaaatattatctactttgaacataagctctagTGACGTTGTTTTGAGCTCTCCAAAAGTGATCATACCAATCAATAGATATGtatttctttacttataaactcagaccattctctaaattagccaactcACCCCAATAATCTTCAATAAAAACCCAATTCATAATCACCGAATTCTCCATGAACACTTATCAGTTAAGAAATCCCTAGAACAAGAATTTACAACGATAGAATAATAATTGAGCAGCCGCAAGAGAATGTGTATGAAAAGGATTAAAGATTGCGACAAAAAAGAGGCAATTCCGAAGATCATCAGCCCTTGAAAATGGAAGTCGGAGATAATGGTGGAGTATCCAACTGGTAAAGATTGAGCGAAGGCCCAACAAATCGGAACACAATCCAACCACCAATCATGATAAAAATGGAGGCATAAGCAAACTTGTTTAGCCAAAACAACAAACCCTTCTCTCCCATATACAGCTCCGTCGCCTTCTCCGCCAAGTCCATCTCCTCCCATTTCTTCGGCTTCTTGGAAGCAATCTCCACCGGCGCCTTTCTCGCCCGCACATTCCCCATCGCCGCTCCATCCTCGCTCTCCTGTTTCGATCGTCTTCTCGACCTCTTCCGAAACCGAACATCAACCGTCTCCGGAGGCGTTATTGCCGGCGGAACCTGCGGTGGCGCGCTGTCGCCGTCGGTGTCCGTGGCGTTgatcggtttgatcctgagaGGCTGTTGATGGCGTAGAGATAGAAAGAATACCTGATTCTGAGATGTAGGGGAGAATTTATGTGGATCGATGGTCAAGAGCGGCGGTTTAGACGCCAGAAATCGGTGGAGACTGGTCgcttccatggcttcttgcTGAGCAGTGAGCACTTCGACCGGTAAAGTTGCTTTATCCATTTCTTCTCCGTTTCTCTGGCTGAGAATTATTGGGCCAAGCGATTCGGCCCAGTCAAAATTAGTTGGACCTGGATCTGACAATTTCGTATTGGGCTTTCTATTGGACTGGCCCAATGAATCATGAGCATTAATCGTTTATTGGGATTTGCTGACGTGTAGTGGTGTAAATGACGTGGcaaacatttattaattttatatttatattgctCCTTTTTCTCCCCTATTctcattctcttttccttttgctaGCCACatcattcaaaatattacaCGTCAGCAAAACCCAATCAACGTCGATGTGCCATGTCATCATTTAATACTActtaaaataagataaaatggacattttaaaaatattatagttCTGGTTCAATAAAGTAAGTACCTAGGGCTCTTTTAGTGGCCTGGCCCAAAATTGGAGGAACGGGTAGGAATAGGAATCCGAATCCGAATCCGAATCCGAATCCGACCCGAATGAGAATCCGATGCGGTTTTTTGTACGTCTCTTCCGAACTTGGCATTTGCCGCTGTTGAATAAGGAAAACATTTGCAATTTCGCTCTATATTTTGCGGTCCACGAAGTAAGTTTCCcgtaattttgatttttagcACCGTCGCTTCGCTTAAGTTCTTCGGCTTTGCTTTGAACGATTATTGGTTTTTGAACATCTTCTCAACCACCGTCTCCGTTGTTTGCAGTTGATTGTTCGTCACTTGCCTATGGCGATTAGTCACCAGCATTTGAAACTGGAAGACCCTTTTCTTCATAACTACAAGCCCTCAGAGCTACGGATCGCTTCTGAGTTTCTCACCACTTGGCTTCCGTTTCTTTCGAGAGATCTCTGCCGGAACTGCACCAAATTGCTCTCGGATCGAATCCGCGCCCTCGACCCAGGTATTCTTTTGTTGCTTTCTATTCGTTAGTAATAAATCGTTGCAT includes these proteins:
- the LOC111804427 gene encoding transcription initiation factor TFIID subunit 14b-like isoform X1 yields the protein MSARKQGETPADEGGSGTKPPRIKISKSSDAGDAKNVSKRLKDMEICVPIVCGTIAFYLGRKASESQSHKWTVYVRGATNEDLGVVIKKVVFQLHPSFNNPTRVVESPPFELSECGWGEFEIAVTLFFHSDVCDKQLDLFHHLKLYPEDESGPQTTKKPVVVESYNEIVFPDPSENFFARVQNHPAVVVPRLPAGFNLPNPAPIENMAERERGDTKDHPLSQWFLNFSEADELLKLAAARQQVQAHIVKLRRQLSVMDGLPQFSKPTAGYEFT
- the LOC111804427 gene encoding transcription initiation factor TFIID subunit 14b-like isoform X2: MSARKQGETPADEGGSGTKPPRIKISKSSDAGDAKNVSKRLKDMEICVPIVCGTIAFYLGRKASESQSHKWTVYVRGATNEDLGVVIKKVVFQLHPSFNNPTRVVESPPFELSECGWGEFEIAVTLFFHSDVCDKQLDLFHHLKLYPEDESGPQTTKKPVVVESYNEIVFPDPSENFFARVQNHPAVVVPRLPAGFNLPNPAPIENMAERERGDTKDHPLSQWFLNFSEADELLKLAAARQQLIC
- the LOC111804097 gene encoding uncharacterized protein LOC111804097 — its product is MEATSLHRFLASKPPLLTIDPHKFSPTSQNQVFFLSLRHQQPLRIKPINATDTDGDSAPPQVPPAITPPETVDVRFRKRSRRRSKQESEDGAAMGNVRARKAPVEIASKKPKKWEEMDLAEKATELYMGEKGLLFWLNKFAYASIFIMIGGWIVFRFVGPSLNLYQLDTPPLSPTSIFKG